A region of Panicum virgatum strain AP13 chromosome 8N, P.virgatum_v5, whole genome shotgun sequence DNA encodes the following proteins:
- the LOC120686250 gene encoding uncharacterized protein LOC120686250 — translation MAMATNTPLLVSSCNGCRPYPHRHRHFPKPNALPPLRSSLRTTPAASLIPLPRRRRNVSAAYGDDDMDDDFGDFDADNEQDYNVDYDRLLAPVKPPPLSSLHGEEGDIAMVAADSFIST, via the coding sequence ATGGCGATGGCGACCAACACTCCACTCCTCGTCTCCTCCTGCAACGGCTGCCGCCCCTAtccacaccgccaccgccacttcCCCAAGCCTAACGCGCTGCCCCCTCTCCGCTCCTCCCTGcgcaccaccccggccgcctccCTCATccccctcccgcgccgccgccggaatgTCAGTGCGGCCTACGGCGACGACGACATGGACGACGACTTTGGGGACTTCGACGCCGACAACGAGCAGGACTACAACGTCGACTACGACCGCCTTCTCGCGCCcgtcaagccgccgccgctgtcttcGCTGCACGGGGAGGAGGGGGAcatcgccatggtcgccgccgACAGCTTCATCTCCACGTAG
- the LOC120686249 gene encoding uncharacterized protein LOC120686249 isoform X1, producing MLRENEGDMSGKGKKLQLLRSITKSDAANKTSILVDASKYIKELKDKVEEASTVASAADSSSSGSGSAVAATQVSVSSVDLDNNSSNSSSRRGFRINVSMARSRAGLLVSVLEALEDLGIDVLDADVSCADDTAFRLEALGSGQGQGQQQAASGSVDEQKVRQAVLQAINKCINDDDE from the exons ATGCTAAGAGAGAACGAGGGAGATATGTCAGGAAAGGGGAAGAAACTCCAACTTCTACGCTCCATTACAAAGTCGGATGCG GCAAACAAGACGTCAATCCTGGTAGATGCGTCGAAATACATCAAGGAACTCAAGGACAAGGTTGAAGAAGCATCCACCGTTGCTTCAGCAGCTGACAGTAGCAGCTCCGGTTCTGGCAGCGCCGTGGCAGCAACA CAGGTGAGCGTCTCGTCAGTGGATCTGGAtaacaacagcagcaacagtAGTAGCAGGAGAGGCTTCCGGATCAACGTGTCGATGGCAAGGAGCCGGGCGGGGCTGCTGGTGTCCGTGCTGGAGGCCTTGGAGgacctcggcatcgacgtccTGGACGCCGACGTCTCCTGCGCCGACGACACCGCCTTCCGCCTCGAGGCGCTGGGATCAGGTCAGGGTCAGGGCCAGCAGCAGGCTGCAAGTGGAAGCGTGGATGAGCAAAAGGTTCGCCAGGCGGTGTTGCAGGCCATCAACAAATGCATCAACGATGACGACGAGTAA
- the LOC120686249 gene encoding uncharacterized protein LOC120686249 isoform X2 — protein sequence MLRENEGDMSGKGKKLQLLRSITKSDAANKTSILVDASKYIKELKDKVEEASTVASAADSSSSGSGSAVAATVSVSSVDLDNNSSNSSSRRGFRINVSMARSRAGLLVSVLEALEDLGIDVLDADVSCADDTAFRLEALGSGQGQGQQQAASGSVDEQKVRQAVLQAINKCINDDDE from the exons ATGCTAAGAGAGAACGAGGGAGATATGTCAGGAAAGGGGAAGAAACTCCAACTTCTACGCTCCATTACAAAGTCGGATGCG GCAAACAAGACGTCAATCCTGGTAGATGCGTCGAAATACATCAAGGAACTCAAGGACAAGGTTGAAGAAGCATCCACCGTTGCTTCAGCAGCTGACAGTAGCAGCTCCGGTTCTGGCAGCGCCGTGGCAGCAACA GTGAGCGTCTCGTCAGTGGATCTGGAtaacaacagcagcaacagtAGTAGCAGGAGAGGCTTCCGGATCAACGTGTCGATGGCAAGGAGCCGGGCGGGGCTGCTGGTGTCCGTGCTGGAGGCCTTGGAGgacctcggcatcgacgtccTGGACGCCGACGTCTCCTGCGCCGACGACACCGCCTTCCGCCTCGAGGCGCTGGGATCAGGTCAGGGTCAGGGCCAGCAGCAGGCTGCAAGTGGAAGCGTGGATGAGCAAAAGGTTCGCCAGGCGGTGTTGCAGGCCATCAACAAATGCATCAACGATGACGACGAGTAA